AGTGCCTGGACTGCGGCGCGGTTTTCTTCCCGCCCCGTGCCGACTGCTGCCACTGCCTGACCAGCAACATGGAGTGGTTCGATGTTTCCGGCAGCGGCAAGCTGGTCACCTATAGCAAGCTGACCTTCGCCCCCATCGGTTTCGAGGAGGATGTGCCCTACTGCATCGCCCTGCTCGATTACGGCGACTACAAGGTGTTCGGCCGCATATCGGGCAGCATACCCGAGGAGGAAATCCGGGTGGGCATGTCCATGAAAACGGTGGCCAACACCGTTTCCAACGGTCAGCTGAATTATGTTTTCGAAAAAGCGTAACCCCCAACATTGCATTGGGGATTTCGTGCTTTCAAATTTTCGTGGTTTCGTGATTACTCTTTTCTTTGTGGCCTTTGCGCCTTAGTTTACCCAGTGAAACCAGGTGTTGCTTTTGTTTCACCGGGGTGCTTCAGAATTGTCTTACACACGATGACCCAAACTGCCGAGGTTTAAGCCATGACAGACGACCAGACCATCAAGCTCGAAAAATCGGAAGGAGTGGCCGGCATCACCCTGGACCGGCCCAAACACAACGTCTTCAACATCGACATGATGCGGAAATTTTGCGACACCCTCGAGGATGTCGGCCGCGACGACAGCCTCAAATGCGTCGTGCTTTACGGCGCAGGCGCCAGTTGGTGTGCCGGTGTCGATGTCGGTGACCACAGGCCCGAGATGGCACCGGACATGATCGCCACCTTCAACCGCTCCCTGACCCTTATCGAAAACCTCGGGGTGCCCAGCATTGCCGCCGTGCATGGCGCGTGTCTAGGAGGCGGCATGGAATACGCCATTGCCTGCGACGTGGTGATCGCTTCGAAAAGGGCCACCTTCGGCCAACCGGAGGTCAAACTTGGATTTCTGCCCCCGTATGCGGCCATCCGCCTGCCGAAGCTGGT
The genomic region above belongs to Deltaproteobacteria bacterium and contains:
- a CDS encoding enoyl-CoA hydratase/isomerase family protein — encoded protein: MTDDQTIKLEKSEGVAGITLDRPKHNVFNIDMMRKFCDTLEDVGRDDSLKCVVLYGAGASWCAGVDVGDHRPEMAPDMIATFNRSLTLIENLGVPSIAAVHGACLGGGMEYAIACDVVIASKRATFGQPEVKLGFLPPYAAIRLPKLVGTAKAIEICTSGKIYAADEAQSMGFVSQSVEDDEFTETVVRMIKEIQASSPLILRLNKRAVNRHLGMSAGDALEGVSDLFLNTLMKTEDTLEGIASFYEKRKPEWKNR
- a CDS encoding Zn-ribbon domain-containing OB-fold protein; the encoded protein is MGNKKEVDDRFKKFGTVSFTAITKTNDFIEHLEKGNVAGTKCLDCGAVFFPPRADCCHCLTSNMEWFDVSGSGKLVTYSKLTFAPIGFEEDVPYCIALLDYGDYKVFGRISGSIPEEEIRVGMSMKTVANTVSNGQLNYVFEKA